A window from Litoribacterium kuwaitense encodes these proteins:
- a CDS encoding restriction endonuclease encodes MKLPLEDLSWREFERLCYLYFKARGYKPQETADGADGGVDLVIYNRHHQAKEAIQIKHYLRSGNQITVKDIRELNSAKRNHGCMLARFITTSSYTKDALIEADQYRITCHDIHWIKNRIEKWRASALDKKLG; translated from the coding sequence ATGAAGTTACCTTTAGAAGACCTGTCTTGGAGAGAATTTGAGCGGCTTTGCTATCTCTATTTTAAAGCGAGAGGCTATAAACCACAGGAGACTGCAGATGGGGCTGATGGCGGGGTGGATCTGGTGATTTACAACCGACACCATCAAGCAAAGGAAGCAATTCAAATCAAGCACTATCTTCGCTCAGGCAATCAAATTACCGTGAAAGACATCAGAGAGTTAAACTCTGCGAAGAGAAATCACGGCTGTATGCTGGCGCGGTTTATTACAACTTCAAGTTACACGAAGGATGCGCTCATCGAAGCTGACCAGTACCGTATCACTTGTCATGATATCCATTGGATCAAAAATCGGATTGAGAAGTGGCGTGCCTCGGCATTAGATAAGAAATTGGGGTAG
- a CDS encoding extracellular solute-binding protein, which produces MKGKLLIIAIISAMMLVACNSNEANQEAEAKKSAENVSKTGMPIVEEPITLNFFANKSPNTADDWNDVLLYNEYEKMTNIDIEWEMVPAQGMAEKRNLALASGSLPDAFHSTSISFGDLQKYGKQGTFVPLNDLIDNYAPNLKKIFTEYPEIKKSITMPDGNIYAFPYLFEPEFTSVLIGARPWIREDWLKALDMEMPETVDEFYQYLKAVKETDLNGNNKADEIPFGGTSIDRIVAWLNGAYGLQNRGARHAYVDVDPSSNELRFIPTSDEYKEMLQFISQLYQEGLIEENIFTIENNQFLANGSNGLYGSTVYHSPDMLFGEIGEKYTGAHALEGPFGDKSYARITSPVMRPGAFVITSANEHPEATVRWVDHFYGEEGAKLFFMGIEGKTFEEKEDGSLDYVDEIKDNPDGLTFEQAIAEYLTFPGGFYPALVKESYFNGSENTEMSQEAVKKLEPHIIEEIWPEFIFTEEENRVLDSKGSDIHKFIPEMRDKFIVGDIPFSEWDNYVQTLEEMGLEEYMDIQEAAYKRLKDA; this is translated from the coding sequence ATGAAAGGGAAGCTATTGATCATTGCCATCATATCTGCAATGATGCTAGTCGCTTGTAACAGTAATGAAGCAAATCAAGAGGCAGAAGCAAAGAAGTCAGCAGAAAATGTTAGTAAAACAGGCATGCCCATAGTGGAAGAACCAATTACACTAAATTTCTTTGCCAATAAATCACCGAATACAGCTGACGATTGGAATGATGTACTACTTTACAATGAGTACGAAAAAATGACGAACATCGATATCGAATGGGAGATGGTACCTGCGCAAGGAATGGCGGAAAAACGGAACCTTGCTTTAGCGAGTGGGTCACTACCGGATGCATTTCATTCTACGAGCATATCGTTTGGTGATTTACAAAAATACGGAAAACAAGGCACATTTGTTCCTTTAAATGACCTGATTGACAATTATGCGCCAAACTTGAAGAAAATATTTACAGAGTATCCCGAAATCAAAAAATCGATTACGATGCCAGATGGAAATATCTATGCGTTTCCGTATTTATTTGAACCAGAATTTACTTCAGTCCTTATCGGGGCAAGGCCGTGGATTAGAGAAGATTGGTTAAAAGCATTGGATATGGAAATGCCAGAAACCGTCGATGAGTTCTACCAGTACTTAAAAGCAGTGAAGGAAACGGATCTCAACGGCAATAACAAAGCAGATGAAATTCCTTTTGGAGGCACGTCGATAGATCGAATCGTTGCTTGGTTAAATGGAGCATATGGGCTGCAAAACAGAGGGGCAAGACATGCTTATGTTGATGTTGATCCAAGTAGCAACGAATTGCGTTTCATTCCTACATCCGATGAATATAAGGAAATGCTGCAATTTATCAGTCAGCTGTATCAAGAAGGCTTGATTGAAGAAAATATATTTACCATTGAAAACAATCAATTTTTAGCTAATGGCTCTAACGGGTTGTATGGCAGTACTGTATACCATAGCCCAGATATGCTTTTTGGAGAGATTGGTGAAAAGTATACCGGTGCCCATGCTTTAGAGGGACCATTCGGTGATAAGTCTTATGCTCGCATTACGTCACCTGTAATGCGGCCAGGTGCTTTTGTCATAACAAGTGCAAATGAGCATCCAGAAGCCACGGTTCGTTGGGTAGATCACTTTTACGGAGAAGAAGGTGCTAAGTTATTCTTCATGGGTATTGAAGGAAAAACCTTTGAAGAAAAAGAGGATGGCTCGTTGGACTATGTGGATGAAATTAAAGATAACCCTGACGGATTAACTTTTGAACAGGCGATCGCTGAATATTTGACGTTCCCAGGCGGCTTTTACCCTGCTCTCGTTAAAGAGTCCTATTTCAACGGTTCAGAAAACACGGAGATGTCTCAGGAAGCTGTCAAAAAGTTAGAGCCCCATATCATAGAAGAGATTTGGCCAGAGTTTATTTTTACAGAAGAAGAAAACAGAGTGCTCGACAGTAAAGGAAGCGATATACACAAGTTTATTCCTGAAATGAGAGATAAGTTTATTGTTGGGGACATCCCATTTTCAGAATGGGACAACTACGTACAGACTTTAGAAGAAATGGGCTTAGAAGAGTATATGGATATTCAAGAAGCAGCTTATAAGCGCTTAAAAGATGCCTAA
- a CDS encoding carbohydrate ABC transporter permease — protein MNKRSLSEKAFDRLNVFFVIMIVIVITYPVIFVMSASISDPNAVNTGRMWLWPVDITFEGFKKVFQNEAIWRGYYNTVIYTLVGTAIHLMLLLPAAFALSRKDLKGKKLLLWFILFTMLFNGGLIPTYLVIKSLGMLDTIWSIVIPGGVGAWSILVARAFFQQSVPDQLVEAGKIDGASDLFIFFRIALPLSAPLIAVMALFHGVSMWNQYFGALIYLSDESKYPLQLILREILIINEIDGDGTMEGAVTESLVEQVKTADLVKYAVMIVSALPLLIIYPFLQKYFVKGTLIGSVKE, from the coding sequence ATGAACAAGCGCAGCCTTTCAGAAAAGGCGTTCGATCGATTAAACGTATTTTTTGTAATAATGATCGTCATCGTCATCACATACCCGGTAATTTTTGTGATGAGCGCTTCAATCAGCGATCCGAATGCTGTGAATACAGGGAGAATGTGGCTGTGGCCTGTCGATATTACTTTTGAGGGATTCAAAAAAGTATTTCAGAACGAAGCGATCTGGAGAGGGTATTATAATACGGTTATTTATACATTAGTTGGAACGGCTATTCACTTAATGCTCTTATTACCCGCTGCTTTTGCACTTTCTCGTAAAGATTTAAAAGGCAAGAAGCTCTTACTATGGTTTATTTTATTTACGATGTTGTTTAATGGGGGGCTTATTCCTACCTACCTTGTCATTAAATCATTAGGTATGCTTGATACCATTTGGTCCATCGTAATTCCGGGAGGTGTCGGGGCATGGTCTATACTCGTTGCGCGGGCATTCTTTCAACAAAGTGTTCCGGACCAGTTAGTTGAAGCGGGGAAGATCGATGGTGCGTCGGATCTGTTTATTTTTTTCCGAATTGCTCTTCCGCTTTCAGCTCCCCTCATTGCAGTTATGGCTTTATTTCACGGTGTAAGCATGTGGAATCAATACTTTGGTGCTCTCATTTATCTTTCTGACGAGAGTAAATATCCGCTTCAGCTGATATTACGAGAAATTTTAATTATTAATGAAATCGATGGCGATGGGACAATGGAAGGCGCAGTGACCGAATCACTCGTTGAACAAGTGAAAACCGCTGACCTAGTGAAGTATGCTGTCATGATCGTATCAGCCCTTCCATTGTTAATCATTTACCCATTTTTACAGAAATACTTTGTGAAAGGCACCTTGATTGGTTCTGTGAAAGAATAA
- a CDS encoding ABC transporter permease: protein MAQTVNQTVKSPRLKTTWKSMKKNWQLYLLLSPALLFFMIFHYVPMYGIQIAFKDFYANMGIMGSPWIGFAHFERFFDSYYFWRLLKNTILINLYQLLLFPLPIIFALMLNELKNSAFKKWAQTLTYAPHFISVVVVVGMVVAFLDPITGIVNLAIKGLGGESIPFLTSPDWFRHVYVWSGEWQSLGWGTIIYLAALAGVNPELHEAAKVDGATTFQRIWHINIPSILPTVVILFILNIGKFMSVGFEKVLLMQNSLNAETSDIIQTFVYETGLLEGQYSFAAAVGLFDSVINIILLVFVNYLARKVSDHSLW, encoded by the coding sequence ATGGCACAAACGGTAAATCAGACGGTAAAGAGTCCACGTTTAAAAACAACGTGGAAAAGTATGAAGAAAAATTGGCAACTGTATTTACTATTATCGCCGGCGCTGCTCTTTTTTATGATCTTTCATTATGTACCGATGTATGGCATTCAAATTGCCTTTAAAGATTTTTACGCCAACATGGGGATTATGGGCAGTCCTTGGATCGGTTTTGCCCATTTCGAACGATTTTTTGACTCCTATTACTTTTGGAGGCTGTTAAAAAATACAATTTTAATTAATTTATATCAATTACTCTTATTTCCACTGCCGATCATTTTTGCGTTAATGCTTAACGAATTGAAAAACAGTGCCTTTAAAAAATGGGCACAGACGCTTACATACGCGCCACATTTTATTTCAGTCGTCGTTGTCGTAGGAATGGTGGTTGCTTTTTTAGACCCAATTACAGGGATTGTTAATCTAGCTATTAAAGGTTTGGGCGGAGAATCGATACCATTTCTTACAAGTCCAGATTGGTTTCGTCATGTCTACGTATGGTCTGGCGAGTGGCAATCGTTAGGCTGGGGGACGATTATCTATTTAGCAGCGCTTGCTGGTGTGAACCCCGAGCTTCACGAGGCGGCTAAAGTCGATGGAGCGACAACCTTTCAACGAATTTGGCACATCAATATTCCATCAATACTGCCTACGGTTGTCATTTTGTTTATTTTGAATATTGGGAAATTTATGTCTGTCGGCTTTGAAAAGGTATTGCTGATGCAGAACTCCTTAAATGCGGAGACATCAGATATTATCCAGACCTTTGTCTATGAAACAGGATTACTGGAAGGACAATACAGCTTTGCAGCAGCGGTCGGGCTCTTTGATTCTGTGATAAATATCATTCTACTCGTATTCGTCAATTACTTGGCTCGAAAAGTGAGTGATCACAGCTTGTGGTAG